Proteins co-encoded in one Ooceraea biroi isolate clonal line C1 chromosome 9, Obir_v5.4, whole genome shotgun sequence genomic window:
- the LOC113562599 gene encoding uncharacterized protein LOC113562599: MHNCASSSVKVFSLLLFNIYSICCAFVLILNKMHVGFLAQCRRNISFPDRILWTDEATFTPNGVFNSHNFVRWEEENPHAVRQGAFQRRWAINVWAGMIGDQVIGPYFLPPRLTGQLYAEFLANQLPALLENVPLDVRAELIFQHDGAPAHFSRQVRNLLDARFPDRWMGRGGPIIWPARPPDLNALDYFVWGYIKTAIEDRRDGTEQEVREAIVAAFDTITPDMAHRATRNITRRAEICVREGGRHFEQFLH; encoded by the exons ATGCACAACTGCGCATCTTCTTCTGTGAAGGTATTTTCATTActcttatttaacatttacagtATTTGTTGTGCATTCGTGTTAATTCTCAATAAAATGCATGTAGGGTTCCTCGCGCAGTGTCGGCGGAATATTTCTTTCCCCGACCGCATCCTGTGGACGGACGAGGCCACCTTCACACCGAACGGGGTGTTTAACTCTCACAACTTCGTACGTTgggaagaagaaaatccgcACGCTGTTCGACAAGGCGCATTTCAGCGCCGTTGGGCCATAAATGTTTGGGCCGGCATGATTGGAGATCAAGTG ATCGGTCCGTACTTCCTTCCGCCCAGGCTAACCGGGCAATTATACGCAGAGTTCCTCGCAAATCAACTTCCAGCTCTTCTTGAAAATGTCCCTCTCGACGTACGGGCGGAGTTGATTTTTCAACACGATGGAGCTCCTGCACATTTTAGCAGGCAAGTACGGAATCTTTtagacgcgcgttttccggacaGGTGGATGGGTCGAGGTGGCCCAATCATCTGGCCGGCACGGCCGCCTGATTTAAATGCACTCGATTATTTTGTATGGGGGTACATTAAAACTGCGATAGAGGACCGGCGTGATGGTACGGAACAAGAAGTTCGTGAAGCTATTGTTGCGGCCTTcgataccatcacgccggacatggcgcaccgtgcgacgcgcaatattactcgaagagccgaaatctgtgtacgagaaggaggacggcacttcgaacaattcttacattaa